CACCGCCACCACCTTGAGCCACACCCAGGGTTTGGAGAGTTGAGCGATGAGAAGGTCGAGCATGTGGCCCAGCCTCTCATGGGTTGATGAGCGGGTCGACAGTGGGCCGCTCAAGAGTTGGGCTGGCGGTCAGCTGCCCGGCAGATCCCTACTCAGCTCGGCCCGCTCAGCTCGGTACTCAGGCGCTCGATCAGGCGCGACTGGTGTGCCCGCGCGGCCCGTAGCAGGGCATTCTTGACGGCCCTGGCGTCGGCGCTGCCGTGCCCGATGTAGCTCAGGCCCCGCACGCCGAGCAAGATGCTCGCGCCGTAGGTGCCGGGGTCCATCTTCTCGGCCACGGTCCTCAGGCCGCCGCGCACCAACAGGCCGCCCAGCTTGCTGCGGGCGCTGCTGCCCAGGGCTTCCCTGATCCAGCCGAACAGCACCCGCGCCTCGCCCTCGGCCAGCTTGAGCACGATGTTGCCGGTAAAGCCGTCGGTCACGACGATGTCGGTGGTTCCCTTGAAGAGGTCGCCGCCCTCCACGTTGCCGTAGAAGTTGATGCCTGCTTGCTGGCGCAGCAGGGCGTGGGCTTCGAGCGTCACGGCGTTGCCCTTGTGGTCTTCCTCGCCGATGCTCAGCAGGCCCACCGTCGGGTTCTCGCGCGCCTCCACCACCTTGAGGTAGGTGCTGGCCAGCCGCGCCCACTGCGCCAGATACGTGGCCTTCACGTCGGCGTTGGCTCCGGCGTCGAGCAGCGCCACCGTGCCGGTTTTGGCCGGAATGTGGGTCAGGATGGCGGGGCGGTCGATGCCCGGCAGCCGCCCCAGGATCAGCAGCGAGGCGGCCATCGTCGCGCCGCTGTGGCCCATGCTGATCAGCGCTGCCGCCTGGCCGTCCTTGACCAGCCGGGCCGCCACGTTGATGCTGGCGTCCTTGCGTCCGCGCACGTCGCTGGCGTGCTCGTCCATGCCGATCACGTCCGGCGCGTCCACGACTTCCAGCGGCAGGCCCGCCGCGCCGGGGTACTTGCTGAGTTCGGCGTGCAGCTTGACCCGGTCGCCCACCAGCATGACCCGTACCCCGGCTCTGGCCGCCTGCACCGCGCCGTCAACGTTCGGCACGGCTCCGTGATCGCCGCCCACCGCGTCCAGGGCCAGCGGCAGGCCAGCGGCATTGGCAGCTGGGGTGGGGGTTAGGGCCGATTCAGCGGTCATCTTCGGTGTCCAGGGCGCTGCTCACATAAAAGGGACGCGGTTCGGTGCGCTCGGTACGGGCGGTGGTGTCCCGGCTGGCGTTGCCGCCCTCGCTGGGCAGACGGTACCCGGGGCGCTCCACGGCGGCGCGGATGTCCTTGAAATCCACATACTCGTCGGCGGCGTTGCGAAGCTCGTAACTGGTCATCTCGGGAATCGAGGCGACGATCACCCGCTTGCCGCGCGTCCGCAGCGCTTCCACCGGGCGCTCGAAGTCGCCGTCGCCGGTCAGCAGCACGGCCACGTCGTAGAGGTCGGCAGTGGTCAGCAGATCGGTCACGATCTCGATGTCGAGGTTGGCGCGGCGGTGGGTGTCGCCGTGCTCGTCGGTGTTCTCGCGCAGGGTGCGGGTCCGCACGGTGTAGCCCATGTAAGTCAGGGCGTCGATGAAGCGCTTTTGCTTGTCGTCCACCGGAGTGGGGACGGCGGTGTAGTAAAAGGCGTTGTAGAGCCGTCCCAGGCCGGCGAAGTGCTCCAGGATCTTGCGGTGATCAAAATTCCAGCCGAGCCGCTTGGCGGCGGCGTACACGTTGGCTCCGTCAATAAACAGGCCGATCCGCTCAGGGTGTTCCATACGTCCTCCGGGCCGCAGCGGTGCTCCGGGGTTAGCCTGCCGGGTGGGGGCTTCACTGGGCAGCCGCACGGCCAATACGATGTTGAAATAGGGCTTGAATAGAGAAGTCTCGAATAGCAAGCACGGTAGAAGTGCAGCCAGGCAGAGCAGCCGGGGAGGGCCGCTGGCGCAAACCACAGGATAGCGGGTTTGTGTTCAGGCGTGCCAGGTGTTCAGGAACGCCTCAGCCGTCCAGCGGCAGTTGGGGCCGCAAGCCGGGCTGCTGGAGTGCAGTCCACACCTCGCCGCGCAGACTGACCAGGTCCACGCCGCCGTAGTGTGGGGGCAACGCCTGGAGGTACCTGTCGGCCTTGTCGAAGTTGCGGTGGGTCAGGCTGCCGTGCGCCCAGCGTTTGTGCAGCGCGGCGGCCAGCAGAATCAGCGCCTGGAGGAAGGCCCGCTCGTCGCCGCGCGCGAGCAGCCAGCGCGCTTCCCAGGCTTCGTGGGCTTCCCACCAGTGGCCCCCGTTGAAGAGCCGCGCGCCCGCTCGAAATTCTGAACCGCTCACCTGCTCAGTCTGCCTGCCTTCACCCCCGTCCCGCCAGCAACTAAAGGACCGCTCAAGACCGTGAGGGACCAAAACCAACCTGTCACACATGTCATTACAGGTGAGGCGACGTACACTGTTGATATGAAACCCGTAGAGCTGAGCGACAGCAACTTCAAGAGCGAGATCGAGAGCGGGCTGACCCTGGTGGACTTCTGGGCCCCCTGGTGCGGCCCTTGCCGGATGGTGGCCCCGGTCATCGAGGAAATCGCCGGGCAGTATGAGGGCAAGGTCAAGGTCGGCAAGCTGAACGTGGACGACAACCAGCAGACGGCCATGCAGTTTCGCGTGATGAGCATTCCCACCGTGATTCTGTTCAAGGACGGCCAGCCGGTGGAGGGTGTGGTGGGCGCGCAGCCCAAACGGGCCTTCGAGCAGTTGCTCAACAAGCACGTCGAGAGCGCCGTCGGCACCAACTGAACCATTTCAAATCAATGGGCCGCTCCTTCGGGGGCGGTTTTTTGCTGGCTTGATGCCTCCGAAAAACCTTCTCCTAAAAGTGCACGATGTCCGGCGGCGTCCAGGCGTGGAGCGCCTCGCCCAGCAGAATCTCGCCGTCTTCCCACTCGCCGTGTCCGCTCTCGGCGTTGAGGTGCCCGGCCTCGCCCACCGTGACCAGCTCGGCTTCCCAGGCTTCAGCAAAGGCGGCGGCGCGCTCAAATGAAACGTAGGGGTCGTTTTCGCTGGCGATCACCAGCGCCGGAAAGGGCAGCGGCTGCATCGGTAGCGGGGCCATCGGCCTGAGCGCCTCCAGCGTGCCCGGCTGTTCCGGATCGGCGGGAGCCACCAGAATGGCCCCACGCACCCGCTCCGGCACCGGGTAGAGATGGGCGTACTGCACGATGGTCAGCACCCCGGCGGAGTGGCCCACCAGCACCACCTCGCCGGGCGTCGCCTCCACCATGTCGCTCAGGCGGGCGGCCCAGGTCTCAGGTGTGGGCGCGTTCCAGTCGTCCTGCTCCACACGCACGCCGCCGAACTTCTGCTGCCAGAGGCTGTACCAGTGCTGCGGGCTGCCGCCGCCGAGGCCGGGCGCGAAGATCAGTCGGGGAGTCATGTGGGAATGCTAGCGCCTGCGGGTGCAGCAAAAAGGAGCCGGACTCAGCAGCGTGCTGGCTCCGGCTCCTCGAATCACAAGAGAGAAGCTAGCTGGCCGTGCCCCCGCGCCGGTTGGCGGCCAGGCTGGACAGGATGGACGCCACGATGAAGGCCACGCCAATCAGGCCGGTGATGAACTCGGGAACGTGCGCGCCGCTCATGGTGTAGAGCATGATGAGTGACAGCGCGAAGATGCCGTAGTGCGCGCCGTGTTCCAGGAAGCGGTACTGCGACAGCGTGCCCTGATGGACCAGAAACAGGGTGATTGAGCGCACGAAGACCGCGCCAATCGCCAGGCCCGCCGCGATGATCACGATTTCCTTGGTGATGGCGAATGCCCCGATCACGCCGTCGAGCGAGAAGCTGGCGTCCAGCACTTCCAGATAGAGAAACGAGGCGAAGCCCGCCGCGCCTGCCCTGGCCGCCATGTTGTCCACGTCAAAGAGGCCGCCCAGCGCGTTGACCGCCAGGTAGATCAGCAGGCCCACGATGCCCGCCGCCAGCGCGGTGAGGCGCTGCTCGATCGGCACCAGAAAAAAGGTGACGCCCATCAGGGCCAGCATGGCGATGACGATCTGCACGGCTTCCACGCGGGCCAGCCCGGCCAGGCGGCTTTCCGGCATCAGCCAGTGCTCGTCCTTCTCGGTGTCGATGAAGTAATTGAGCGCCACCATCAGCAGAAACACGCCGCCGAACGCGCTGATGGTCACCGAAGCTTTTTCGAGTTCCAGAGCGTACTGCTCGGGGTTGCTGAGGGCCAGCTTGCCCACCTCGATGAAGCCCAGCCCGGCGCTCAGCGCCACAATCAGAATCGGGAAGATGAGGCGCATGCCCACCACCGCGATCAGAATGCCCCACACCAGAAAGCGCTGCTGCCACTTGGCCGACATGTTCTTGAGGACTGAGGCGTTGATGACGGCGTTGTCGAAACTCAGCGAGATCTCCATGATGCCCAGCACCAGCACCAGCAGCATGTCATTGAAGGCACGCTCCCAGCCCCCGGTGTAATGGCCGTACCAGGCCGCCAGCGCCACGGCGATGACCGTGATGATGCCTGCAAAACTAAATTCCCTCGTGATGGTGTTGCCCATAGCTGTGATTACTCCCTGCTGGGCCTCGCGCCGCAGCCAACCAACTTTGACGAATGTGACGCGCTGCGGCGCGGTGTTCCGGCGCTAGTTTCCACCACAAACGCCGCGCGGCGGAAATTAATCCCGCGTTGCGGCGAAGGCTTGAATCATAGTTTACTCAGTGGCAGATGAAGCAGAAATCGCTGGAAGCGTTACTCTGTGCGTTACAGGTTGATGCCGTAGTTGCGGGCCAGTGCGCCCAGACCACCCGCGAAGCCCTGCCCAACGGCGCGGAATTTCCACTCACCCGCGTTGCGGTAGATCTCGGCAAAGATGACGGCGGTCTCGGTGGAGAAGTCCTCGCCCAGATCGAAGCGCACGATCTCGTTGTTGGACTTCTCGTTGACCAGCCGGATGAAGGCGTTGCGGACCTGCCCGAAGCTCTGGCGGCGGGCCTCAGCATCGTGGATGGTGACCGTGAACGAGACGGTCTGGATGTCGGCGGGCACCTTCGAGAGGTCAATCTTGATCTGCTCGTCGTCGCCCTCACCGGCTCCGGTGCGGTTGTCGCCGGTATGCTGCACCGAGCCGTCGGTGCTCCGCATCTGGTTGTAGAAGATGAAATCGGAATCGGCGCGAACCTTGCCCGAAGCGTTCAGCAAAAAGGCGCTGGCGTCAAGGTCGAAGTCCTGGCCGTCGGTGCTCCTGACGTCCCAGCCGAGGCCCAGAATGGCCTGGGTCAGGTTGGGGTCTTCTTTGCTCAGCGAGAGGTTGCCGCCTTTGGCGAGTGTAATGGGCATGGTTGTTTCCTCCTGGGAAAAGGGTTGAGACGGTGAAATCGCGGTTCCGTCAACGTACAGCATTACGGGGTGTGAGAATGAAAAGTTGTCGCCGCTCGTTTAAGTGTCGTTAACTCAACAGCTTTAGCCCAGCAGCCCTTGCCGCTTGGCATTGGTCAGGTAACTGTCGTATTCCTGAAGCAGCATCTCGTAAAGCTGGCCGTCAGGCAAGGTGTCGATGTTCTCGATCTGCACGAAGTCGGCGTTGTCGATGAAGCGGCCCGAGAGATCGTCCAGCTTTTGCAAAAACGCGAACTTCTCGCGGCCCACGCCCACGAACTTCCAGAACACCGGCTCCAGACTGGCCTCCTTGAGCTGCGCCTCGGATTCCTTCTTGTCGAAGGTCTCGCCGTCAGTGATGAAGATGACGTACACGGGTGTCTTTTCCATCAGGGCGGTCTTGCGGGGTTTGGCAGCGCCGAAGTAGTGTTTGCGGACTTCCTGCATGGCGCGGGCGTACATGGTGCCGCCCTCGAGCGGGTAGCGTTTCACCAGCTGCTCGACGGCCCCGGCGATACCCTCGATGCCGATGTCGCCCGCGTCGTGGGCCTGGAGGCCGAACAGAAAGACGTCCATGCGCCCGTCGTCGTCGAAGCGGCTGGCCAGCGCCAGGGTCTTCTCGGCCACCCGCTGCACCACGCCCTGACGGTAGAGGGTACTCATGCTGGCCGAGATGTCGAGCACCAGGGCCACCCGCGCCGTGTGTTCGTCCAGCCCGCGCTTCTTGAGGCTGACCTCGGCCTGCTTGACCAGAGAGAGAAGCTGCGGGGCCTTTTCGGCAATTTCCTTGTCGAGCCGGACCTGGGTCTGCTTTTTCAGGCTGACGGCGGGAGCGGCGGGCTGTGGGGGCGGTGCTGGCACGGCGGGGGCCTGGCCGGGCGCTTCCACCTCGCCGCCGAAGTACACGATCAGGTCGCCCAGGCCGCCGTTGAAACCCTGCCCGACGGCCCCGACGCGCCACTCGCCGGAGTGTTTGTAGAGTTCGAGCAGCATGGCCGCCTTCTCACTCTTGAGGGCGGGCCTGGCATCGAAGCTGACGCTGCCAAGTGTGACCAGGAGCTGCGGGGCGCTGGCGACAGGCGCAGTGTCGTGGGTCGCGGTGAACATCACCCGCTCGATGGTGGGCGGCAGCTTGCTGAGGTCGACGCTGAAGTTGGCTTCATCTGTGCCGAGCTGCGCCGTGATCTCGCCCTGCGGCGTGCGCGGGTTGTTGTAAAAGGCGATGTAGTCGTCCCCGGCCATCTTGCGCTCGGCACTGAGGCCGAAGGCGCTGATGTCCAGCCCCGCCAGGCCGTGCCGCACCGTGACAGTCAGCGGACTCGTGAGGCCCACGTCCGAGAATTTACGTTTTTCACCGGCTTGCAGTTGGGTCATATTATTTGCGCCCCGCCTTCCAGCTGAACCCGAAGCCGAACGCCTCGTCGCAGTCGCGGTGGCCCGAGAAGTAGCGCTCCTCCTTGGTAATCACCAGCTCGCTGCCCTGGGCCTGTACCAGTGCCACCGCGCAGAACGGCAGGGCGGCGGGGTTGGAGAGCTGCATCTTGATCTCGTTGCCCTGCGGATCGTTGAAGCTCAGCCGTCCGCCGACCTCGCTGAAGTTGCCCGCACCCTCGTAGATGAAGGCGAAGATCAGCACCTTGCAAATCAGGTCGGGGCGCTCGATATAGAGGTTCTCGCCGCCTGCCGACGCACCGGAGCGGTCATCCTGATCGAGCTTGATGAAGGGCGGCCCGCCCGCGTTGCCGAAGTTGCCGCCAAGGGCCTGAATGACCCCCTTCTCGCCGCTGGCCAGCTCATACATGCAGCCCAGGTCGAGGTCGGCGGCCGCATTCGTGCCGGTCACGCTGCCGAGCAGCTTGCTCAGGAAGCCGCCGCCACCGCTGGGGGCCGCGTTGGTGGGCTTGGCGTCCCAGTTGAGGTTGACATGCACCCGCTGTGTCCCGGCCTTCTGAAGGCTGATGCGCGCACTCTGGCCCTGCTTGTCGAGGGTGATCTTGGTGAGCGAGATGGGCCGTGCTGAAGAGGAACTGGCAGGCGCGGACGCGTTCCGGTTGAGGCTCAGCGGCCCCCCGCCGGACGGAGGGCTGGCCGGACTCGCAAGCGGCGTGGGCGCGTCAGAGCGTCCGTGCCGCGACAGGTTGAGGCCGCCCGTTGGAGGCTGGGGAACCGGGGCGGGTGGGGACGGCGGTGCAGGCGTGGGGATGGGCGGCGCGGCGGGCCGCAGATCCGGCACCCCGCTGCCGCCGAAATGCCGCATCAGTCCGCCGAGGCCGTCGGCGAAACCCTGTCCGTTGACCATCAGTCGCCAGGCTCCCTGATGGCGGTACAGCTCGAGGGCGATGATGGCCCGCTCGTTGCCGAAGTCGGAGCCGCTGAAGGTCCAGCTCGCGGCGGACGGGCCACTTGGGGCGCTGAGGCTGACCTCGCCGCGCCCGACTCCGCGCAGATCGCCGTTCTCCGGCACGAGGCCGAAGGCCAGCCGCTCCACGCCGGGCGACAGGCGGGCCAGCTCTACCCTGAAGCGCTCCGCCTGGAACGTCACTGCGCCGTCATGACTGCGTGGCTGGGCGGGCGACACGGTGGCGTCGGGCTGGATCAGTCGGCTGTCCGCGCCGAGCACAAAGCACACGGCGGCGTAGCGGCTGGCCAAGCCGGAGACGCTGAAGGTCAGGTCCACGTCCTGCTGGATGTTCAGGCTGGCGAGCGGCACGCGCTGGCCGGTAGCGAGTTGCATGGCGCTCCTTTTGAATCCGGGGCTAGAAGGGGTAAGCGAACGCCCCGAAACCTGCCGCCGTGAGGCGAGGGCAGTGGGGCGTCAGTGGGGATTGGTAAAGGGCTCCGCTCAGGCGTTGACGCCGTAGCTCTTGACCAGCGCCTGGAAGCCGTCGTTGAAGCCCTGGCCGATGGCCTTGAACTTCCACTCGCCGCCGTTGCGGTAGACCTCGCCGAAGATCATGGCGGTCACAGTGCCGCCGTCTTCAGTCAGGTCGTAGCGGGCGATCTCCGCACCGCCGTCGCCGTTGAGCACGCGGGCGTAGGCCTTCTCGACCATGCCGAAGTTCTGGCCTCTGGTCTGGCCCTCGTAGATGACCACCGCGACCACGATCTTCTGCACGTCGGCGGGCACCTTATCGAGGTCCACGTTGATGACCTCGTCGTCGCCCTCACCGGCCCCGGTGCGGTTGTCGCCCTGGTGAACCACCGAGCCGTCGCTCGATGTCTTGTTGTTGAAGAACACGAAGTCCTGGTCGTTGCGCACCTTGCCCGTGTCATTGACCAAGAAGACCATCGCATCGAGGTCGAAATCGGCCCCGTCGGTGCGGCGGGTATCCCAGCCGAGACCCACGCTGATCTTCTTGAGGCCGGGTGCTTCCTTACTGAGCGAGACGTTGCCGCCTTTGGTGAGAGATACGGGCATAGGGATTCCTCCTGAAACAAGTAGAACCAAACGGTAGAGCTGAGGGCGTGCGGCCCATGCCCACCACCGCCGGAGAGGGAGCCAGGGCAGAGATTGAAAACGTCAGACTGTCCAGATTCCAGTGTAGAGATCACTTTGCCTGGACAGATTGTGAAAACCATCATGTTTTAGCAAGGCCCCTCTCATCTTCTCAGCATGACTGAGGAGCGCCGGAAGGAAGCAGTTCCCCCCGCTCGCCGAGGGCTGGGTAGGCTTCGCCGCGCTCACGGTAGAGCGGCGCAAGGTCGGGGTAGGCCCACTCGAACGTCAGGCGTGCCAGATCGGCCGCAGCCAGTTGCGGCTGCTGGTACAGTCCGGCGGCCAGGCGCTGGCGCTGTGCCTCGAACAGAATGGTCGCGGCGGCCACCGAGACGTTCAGGCTCTGCACCATCCCGAACATCGGAATGACGATGTTGGCGTCGGCAGCGTCGGCGGCCTCGTCCGACACACCCCATTTCTCCGCGCCCAGCAGCAGGCAGGTCGGGCGGGTGTAGTCCGGTTCGCGGTAATCCACGCTGCGCTGCGAGAGGTGGGTGGCGAGCACCTGCATCCCGCCCGCCTGCAAGGCCCGCACGGCGCTCACGGCGTCCGGGTGGGCCTGAACGTTCACCCATTTCTCGGCGCTGCCGGAGGTGGCATTGAAAGTCGGCAGGTGGCCGGATTCGCGGCCGTTGTTCGGCGGCACGGCGTGGGCCGTCAGCACGCCCACCG
This portion of the Deinococcus rubellus genome encodes:
- a CDS encoding RBBP9/YdeN family alpha/beta hydrolase — translated: MTPRLIFAPGLGGGSPQHWYSLWQQKFGGVRVEQDDWNAPTPETWAARLSDMVEATPGEVVLVGHSAGVLTIVQYAHLYPVPERVRGAILVAPADPEQPGTLEALRPMAPLPMQPLPFPALVIASENDPYVSFERAAAFAEAWEAELVTVGEAGHLNAESGHGEWEDGEILLGEALHAWTPPDIVHF
- a CDS encoding TerD family protein, whose product is MQLATGQRVPLASLNIQQDVDLTFSVSGLASRYAAVCFVLGADSRLIQPDATVSPAQPRSHDGAVTFQAERFRVELARLSPGVERLAFGLVPENGDLRGVGRGEVSLSAPSGPSAASWTFSGSDFGNERAIIALELYRHQGAWRLMVNGQGFADGLGGLMRHFGGSGVPDLRPAAPPIPTPAPPSPPAPVPQPPTGGLNLSRHGRSDAPTPLASPASPPSGGGPLSLNRNASAPASSSSARPISLTKITLDKQGQSARISLQKAGTQRVHVNLNWDAKPTNAAPSGGGGFLSKLLGSVTGTNAAADLDLGCMYELASGEKGVIQALGGNFGNAGGPPFIKLDQDDRSGASAGGENLYIERPDLICKVLIFAFIYEGAGNFSEVGGRLSFNDPQGNEIKMQLSNPAALPFCAVALVQAQGSELVITKEERYFSGHRDCDEAFGFGFSWKAGRK
- the trmH gene encoding tRNA (guanosine(18)-2'-O)-methyltransferase TrmH, whose amino-acid sequence is MTPERYAKIQRVLALRQPTLTVLMDEVNKPHNFSAILRTCDAVGVLTAHAVPPNNGRESGHLPTFNATSGSAEKWVNVQAHPDAVSAVRALQAGGMQVLATHLSQRSVDYREPDYTRPTCLLLGAEKWGVSDEAADAADANIVIPMFGMVQSLNVSVAAATILFEAQRQRLAAGLYQQPQLAAADLARLTFEWAYPDLAPLYRERGEAYPALGERGELLPSGAPQSC
- a CDS encoding DUF309 domain-containing protein: MSGSEFRAGARLFNGGHWWEAHEAWEARWLLARGDERAFLQALILLAAALHKRWAHGSLTHRNFDKADRYLQALPPHYGGVDLVSLRGEVWTALQQPGLRPQLPLDG
- a CDS encoding TerD family protein, translated to MPITLAKGGNLSLSKEDPNLTQAILGLGWDVRSTDGQDFDLDASAFLLNASGKVRADSDFIFYNQMRSTDGSVQHTGDNRTGAGEGDDEQIKIDLSKVPADIQTVSFTVTIHDAEARRQSFGQVRNAFIRLVNEKSNNEIVRFDLGEDFSTETAVIFAEIYRNAGEWKFRAVGQGFAGGLGALARNYGINL
- a CDS encoding LabA-like NYN domain-containing protein, which encodes MEHPERIGLFIDGANVYAAAKRLGWNFDHRKILEHFAGLGRLYNAFYYTAVPTPVDDKQKRFIDALTYMGYTVRTRTLRENTDEHGDTHRRANLDIEIVTDLLTTADLYDVAVLLTGDGDFERPVEALRTRGKRVIVASIPEMTSYELRNAADEYVDFKDIRAAVERPGYRLPSEGGNASRDTTARTERTEPRPFYVSSALDTEDDR
- a CDS encoding TerD family protein, translated to MPVSLTKGGNVSLSKEAPGLKKISVGLGWDTRRTDGADFDLDAMVFLVNDTGKVRNDQDFVFFNNKTSSDGSVVHQGDNRTGAGEGDDEVINVDLDKVPADVQKIVVAVVIYEGQTRGQNFGMVEKAYARVLNGDGGAEIARYDLTEDGGTVTAMIFGEVYRNGGEWKFKAIGQGFNDGFQALVKSYGVNA
- the plsX gene encoding phosphate acyltransferase PlsX — its product is MTAESALTPTPAANAAGLPLALDAVGGDHGAVPNVDGAVQAARAGVRVMLVGDRVKLHAELSKYPGAAGLPLEVVDAPDVIGMDEHASDVRGRKDASINVAARLVKDGQAAALISMGHSGATMAASLLILGRLPGIDRPAILTHIPAKTGTVALLDAGANADVKATYLAQWARLASTYLKVVEARENPTVGLLSIGEEDHKGNAVTLEAHALLRQQAGINFYGNVEGGDLFKGTTDIVVTDGFTGNIVLKLAEGEARVLFGWIREALGSSARSKLGGLLVRGGLRTVAEKMDPGTYGASILLGVRGLSYIGHGSADARAVKNALLRAARAHQSRLIERLSTELSGPS
- the trxA gene encoding thioredoxin, which translates into the protein MKPVELSDSNFKSEIESGLTLVDFWAPWCGPCRMVAPVIEEIAGQYEGKVKVGKLNVDDNQQTAMQFRVMSIPTVILFKDGQPVEGVVGAQPKRAFEQLLNKHVESAVGTN
- a CDS encoding DUF475 domain-containing protein, which encodes MGNTITREFSFAGIITVIAVALAAWYGHYTGGWERAFNDMLLVLVLGIMEISLSFDNAVINASVLKNMSAKWQQRFLVWGILIAVVGMRLIFPILIVALSAGLGFIEVGKLALSNPEQYALELEKASVTISAFGGVFLLMVALNYFIDTEKDEHWLMPESRLAGLARVEAVQIVIAMLALMGVTFFLVPIEQRLTALAAGIVGLLIYLAVNALGGLFDVDNMAARAGAAGFASFLYLEVLDASFSLDGVIGAFAITKEIVIIAAGLAIGAVFVRSITLFLVHQGTLSQYRFLEHGAHYGIFALSLIMLYTMSGAHVPEFITGLIGVAFIVASILSSLAANRRGGTAS
- a CDS encoding VWA domain-containing protein; this translates as MTQLQAGEKRKFSDVGLTSPLTVTVRHGLAGLDISAFGLSAERKMAGDDYIAFYNNPRTPQGEITAQLGTDEANFSVDLSKLPPTIERVMFTATHDTAPVASAPQLLVTLGSVSFDARPALKSEKAAMLLELYKHSGEWRVGAVGQGFNGGLGDLIVYFGGEVEAPGQAPAVPAPPPQPAAPAVSLKKQTQVRLDKEIAEKAPQLLSLVKQAEVSLKKRGLDEHTARVALVLDISASMSTLYRQGVVQRVAEKTLALASRFDDDGRMDVFLFGLQAHDAGDIGIEGIAGAVEQLVKRYPLEGGTMYARAMQEVRKHYFGAAKPRKTALMEKTPVYVIFITDGETFDKKESEAQLKEASLEPVFWKFVGVGREKFAFLQKLDDLSGRFIDNADFVQIENIDTLPDGQLYEMLLQEYDSYLTNAKRQGLLG